A single window of Magnetococcales bacterium DNA harbors:
- a CDS encoding DNA-binding transcriptional regulator produces the protein MSKIIESLRSDLAALHDAGAIGKVTMREFDTICPPPVRAFSAVDIKRLREALKFSQPVFALHLHTSASTVRKWEQGETHPTGPALKLLNVIADKGLQAII, from the coding sequence GTGAGCAAGATCATTGAATCCCTTCGTAGCGACTTGGCTGCGCTCCACGACGCGGGAGCGATCGGCAAGGTGACGATGCGCGAGTTCGACACGATCTGCCCGCCGCCGGTGCGGGCTTTCAGTGCCGTCGACATCAAACGCCTGCGCGAAGCCTTGAAGTTCAGCCAACCGGTATTTGCTCTTCATCTGCACACCTCGGCCTCGACCGTGCGCAAGTGGGAGCAAGGTGAAACCCATCCCACGGGGCCGGCGCTGAAACTGCTCAACGTCATCGCCGACAAGGGCTTGCAGGCCATCATCTGA